Proteins found in one Deltaproteobacteria bacterium genomic segment:
- a CDS encoding HAD family hydrolase gives IAMKDVSVVFLDRDGTINVDVGHLRMPSELVLIRGAATAISLLKKAGYVLLVVSNQSAVARGMCSEEDVKVVNQTLLNMLLREHPEARLDDFFFCPHHPEDNCNCRKPRTGMAEQARTKWNFISHNCWVIGDHVSDLEFGKAIGIPTKQRILLETGHGASQYERRVELSSSANPQEALHIIYKKDLLDAVKFLLTQKRNVR, from the coding sequence AAATCGCTATGAAGGACGTTTCGGTGGTATTTTTGGATCGCGATGGCACTATTAACGTGGACGTGGGCCATTTGCGCATGCCTTCAGAGCTGGTGCTAATTAGAGGTGCGGCTACTGCAATTTCGCTTTTAAAAAAAGCGGGCTATGTACTATTAGTTGTTTCCAATCAGTCGGCAGTAGCTCGCGGCATGTGCAGCGAAGAAGACGTAAAAGTAGTAAATCAAACGCTTTTAAATATGCTCCTACGCGAACATCCAGAGGCACGCCTCGATGATTTCTTTTTCTGCCCACACCATCCGGAGGATAATTGTAACTGTAGGAAACCACGCACCGGCATGGCCGAGCAAGCAAGGACTAAATGGAATTTTATCAGCCATAACTGTTGGGTAATAGGAGATCACGTTTCCGATCTTGAATTTGGAAAAGCTATAGGCATTCCAACGAAACAAAGAATCTTACTAGAAACTGGTCACGGCGCTAGTCAATACGAACGACGAGTAGAGCTCTCGTCTTCTGCCAATCCACAAGAAGCGTTGCATATAATTTACAAAAAAGATTTACTAGATGCAGTGAAGTTCCTCCTCACACAAAAGCGAAATGTGCGCTAA
- the waaF gene encoding lipopolysaccharide heptosyltransferase II, with protein MKILLVQTGFIGDVILSTAVIANISYIYPEAKITLLTTPIAAELVKHDNALHCTIAFDKRGKDSGFRGLFRMARKLKLESFDIAFSLHKSFRTSLLLYLAGIPLRYGFMAAAGKMLYSSTARREDLTHEVLRNLAIFRNIALEPSNLDTDLRIDIPEEVKKEAREILKPASAKKLIGLAPGSAWRTKQWTPEGYSNVAKELSSLGHSIVLIGGPEDKEIGAIIENNTKGRALNLIGKTSLILSAAIISELDLLISNDSAPVHIASALKVPVVVVYCATVEDFGFGPWNVSSKCLGVKTLACRPCGLHGANTCPVGTYACKVDLTPESVIAAARLLMDNG; from the coding sequence ATGAAAATCCTCTTAGTGCAAACGGGCTTTATTGGAGACGTCATTCTTTCTACCGCAGTAATTGCTAACATTAGCTATATTTACCCAGAGGCTAAAATCACTTTGCTCACTACCCCTATAGCAGCAGAATTAGTAAAACACGACAACGCACTTCACTGCACAATCGCCTTTGACAAACGCGGAAAAGATAGTGGGTTTAGGGGGCTATTTAGAATGGCTAGAAAACTAAAATTAGAGTCCTTTGACATAGCTTTTAGCCTGCACAAGTCGTTTAGAACCTCGCTTCTCCTCTACCTTGCAGGTATCCCCTTACGCTATGGTTTTATGGCCGCTGCTGGAAAAATGCTTTACTCATCTACCGCTCGACGAGAGGATTTAACACACGAAGTACTTCGCAATCTCGCCATATTTAGGAATATCGCTCTTGAGCCTAGTAATTTAGACACAGATTTAAGAATCGATATTCCAGAAGAAGTTAAAAAAGAAGCTCGAGAAATCTTAAAACCCGCTAGCGCTAAAAAGCTAATCGGCTTAGCCCCTGGTAGCGCCTGGCGCACTAAACAATGGACTCCAGAGGGATACTCTAATGTGGCTAAAGAGTTATCTAGCTTGGGGCACAGCATTGTATTAATAGGCGGGCCGGAAGATAAGGAGATTGGAGCAATAATAGAAAACAATACTAAGGGAAGAGCTCTTAACTTAATTGGCAAGACATCTTTAATTCTCTCTGCCGCTATTATTTCCGAGCTCGACTTGTTAATTTCTAACGACAGTGCACCAGTTCACATCGCTTCTGCTCTTAAAGTGCCGGTGGTAGTTGTTTATTGTGCTACGGTGGAGGATTTCGGCTTTGGCCCATGGAACGTAAGCTCAAAATGCTTAGGAGTAAAAACCCTCGCATGTCGACCTTGTGGATTGCACGGCGCAAACACCTGCCCAGTGGGAACATATGCCTGCAAAGTGGATCTAACGCCAGAGTCTGTAATTGCGGCGGCGAGGCTTCTAATGGATAATGGCTAA